In Acidobacteriota bacterium, a genomic segment contains:
- the rpsI gene encoding 30S ribosomal protein S9 yields the protein MSLIQYYGTGKRKTAVARVYLRPGKGNIIVNNRDYTEYFPRELYRTAVKQPLSLTQTADKFDVYVRAKGGGLTGQAEAIRHGIARALVAYNRELRNILKRAGFLTRDARVKERKKYGQRGARARFQFSKR from the coding sequence GTGAGTCTGATTCAGTATTATGGAACCGGCAAGCGGAAGACGGCGGTAGCCCGTGTCTATCTCCGTCCGGGCAAGGGAAATATCATCGTAAACAATCGCGATTATACCGAGTACTTCCCCCGTGAGCTCTACCGGACCGCGGTGAAACAACCCCTTTCCCTAACTCAGACCGCGGATAAGTTCGATGTCTATGTGAGGGCGAAGGGCGGAGGACTTACGGGCCAGGCGGAGGCTATCAGGCACGGGATCGCCCGGGCTTTAGTGGCTTACAATAGGGAGTTGAGGAATATCCTCAAGCGGGCAGGCTTTCTCACCCGGGATGCTCGGGTCAAGGAGAGGAAGAAGTACGGTCAGCGGGGAGCGCGGGCTCGGTTCCAGTTCTCCAAGCGGTAA
- the frr gene encoding ribosome recycling factor has product MLEDIYTEVKRKMDISLKKFVEELKRLRTGRASITLLEGVKVNYYGTETPLNQVANLAAPDPHLLVVQPWDPSLLPEIEKAIQRADLGLNPMNDGKIIRVPVPPLTEERRKELAKVVGKMAEEAKTAVRQVRRMGNDEVKKLAKEKEISEDDEHRAYDKIQEITDSFIEKIEEATKKKKEEILEV; this is encoded by the coding sequence ATGTTAGAGGATATTTATACCGAAGTAAAGAGGAAGATGGATATCTCCTTAAAGAAGTTTGTGGAGGAGCTTAAGAGGCTGAGGACGGGTCGTGCTTCCATCACCCTCCTTGAAGGGGTGAAGGTGAATTATTATGGGACAGAGACCCCGCTCAATCAGGTGGCAAACTTAGCCGCCCCCGATCCTCATCTCCTGGTGGTTCAGCCCTGGGACCCTTCCCTCCTTCCTGAGATAGAAAAAGCCATCCAGCGTGCCGATCTCGGCTTGAACCCGATGAACGATGGCAAGATCATCCGCGTTCCCGTTCCCCCGCTTACCGAGGAAAGGCGGAAGGAGCTCGCCAAGGTGGTGGGGAAGATGGCTGAGGAGGCGAAGACTGCGGTGCGGCAGGTGCGGAGGATGGGGAATGATGAGGTGAAAAAGCTCGCCAAGGAAAAGGAGATATCCGAGGACGACGAGCATCGCGCTTACGATAAGATCCAAGAGATAACTGACTCCTTTATCGAGAAGATAGAGGAGGCGACGAAGAAAAAGAAGGAAGAGATCCTCGAAGTTTGA
- a CDS encoding glycerophosphoryl diester phosphodiesterase membrane domain-containing protein codes for MLDKGYIKKAWDLYIEEPLPFILAAIIFTLLEVLTAGILTGPVICGYIYMTFKKIKGERISFEDSFWGFHHLEKTFIPGLLYAVIVIGGFFVFIIPGVIFGAMLIYAFPLVVDKNLATLDAFKESWELTSKNILEHSLFYLVVSLIGISGALLFGVGVVFTLPLGIIPFAIAYYSLTYPAEEKAEI; via the coding sequence ATGTTAGATAAAGGGTATATCAAAAAAGCCTGGGACCTTTACATAGAGGAGCCACTGCCATTTATCCTCGCTGCCATCATCTTTACCCTACTCGAGGTTCTCACCGCGGGGATCCTTACCGGACCGGTTATCTGCGGATATATCTATATGACTTTCAAAAAGATAAAAGGGGAACGGATTAGCTTTGAGGATTCATTTTGGGGATTTCATCACCTGGAAAAAACCTTCATCCCCGGCCTCCTCTATGCGGTCATCGTGATCGGCGGGTTCTTCGTGTTCATAATCCCTGGGGTTATATTCGGAGCGATGTTGATCTACGCCTTCCCTTTAGTGGTGGACAAAAACCTCGCTACCCTGGACGCCTTCAAGGAGAGCTGGGAACTCACCTCAAAGAACATCCTTGAGCACTCACTTTTCTACCTTGTCGTCTCCCTTATTGGTATCTCCGGTGCCCTTCTTTTTGGGGTGGGGGTGGTATTTACCCTTCCCTTAGGGATAATCCCCTTCGCTATCGCCTATTACTCCCTTACCTATCCTGCGGAGGAAAAAGCTGAGATCTAA
- the rpsB gene encoding 30S ribosomal protein S2: MVSVNMKELLEAGVHFGHQTRRWNPKMKRYIFGEKNGIYLIDLQQTIKLFRKALEFARDLASEGGSFIFVGTKKQAQEAVEEEAKRCGVFYVNQRWLGGLLTNFATIRKRIDRLDELERMKEEGKYSLLPKKEVIKLERERMNLLKMLAGIRGLNDLPDALVIVDLRKEKIALAEAKRLGIPVIALVDTNCDPEGIDYPIPGNDDAIRAIRLFLSKVADAILEGKMLAKETVEVAEKEGVAADPSASQGEGEKTSPEEPKAS; this comes from the coding sequence TTGGTTTCCGTCAATATGAAGGAGCTTCTCGAGGCGGGGGTTCACTTCGGACATCAGACCCGGAGATGGAACCCCAAGATGAAAAGGTATATCTTCGGCGAGAAGAACGGGATATATCTTATCGACCTTCAGCAGACGATCAAACTCTTCAGGAAGGCGCTCGAGTTTGCCCGTGACTTGGCGAGCGAGGGTGGTAGTTTCATCTTCGTGGGAACGAAGAAGCAGGCACAGGAGGCGGTTGAGGAAGAGGCGAAGCGTTGCGGTGTCTTTTATGTCAACCAACGGTGGTTGGGAGGGTTGCTCACCAATTTCGCTACCATAAGGAAGAGGATAGATCGACTCGATGAGCTCGAGCGGATGAAGGAAGAGGGGAAGTACAGCCTCTTACCAAAAAAAGAGGTGATCAAGCTGGAGCGGGAGCGGATGAACCTATTAAAAATGCTCGCTGGTATCCGGGGGTTGAACGATCTTCCCGATGCTTTGGTCATCGTAGATTTGAGGAAGGAGAAGATAGCCTTAGCAGAGGCTAAACGGCTTGGTATCCCCGTTATTGCTCTGGTGGATACCAATTGTGACCCTGAGGGGATCGACTACCCAATACCGGGCAACGACGATGCCATTCGGGCTATCCGGCTCTTCTTGAGTAAGGTAGCGGATGCTATCTTGGAAGGCAAGATGCTGGCAAAGGAGACGGTGGAGGTAGCGGAGAAGGAAGGGGTGGCAGCTGATCCTTCAGCTTCCCAGGGTGAAGGTGAGAAGACCTCTCCTGAAGAGCCCAAAGCCTCTTAA
- a CDS encoding tetratricopeptide repeat protein: MRGKERYFLSLRLVVILVFLLFLPREFSSIPLEEREFLNLREDAVSAYQQGDYGHALIILSQLRELSPELYQLNSFPYLEGRIKEKLDDLQGALSAYEEVLVHHSPLEAYACFRAGEIFTRLGEKEKAIALYRSFLERFKENHLLPQVELALSSLLIEKGDVEGAFSLLQPLIKGKGRVKVKALFLLAKGYEALGRVDEAVSSYYRVIKFRGRDDLALSALTRLEVLEGKKRLPPERLFLRAEAFFANREYTRAIPYYLRLLSRYPRKKEGIEASFRLTTIFRRLRKYSKALQFNYFAIKRVRSYRSKARAYFERGVIYQRMGKVSSARSSFKRVFSHYPRSSYAPLALFQLAEIERKKKRYRNVLFYLKKLERSYPNSSLVVRGRLLGARIALSLGWRASALSWLSGIRAKRKDDLAELLFLRGKIYELSGDEDKAVSSYLRLSTELPNEYLSLLARERIAHLLSPEERRRRADSLLSSAVDLPSLSSKRLKLLIGAFFLAPEGSEEKKEAELALSKEIGPLNSALALEEDLIKRELRKVESPAPSFSPLEEVRELFFLGIYDEGAETLSTIRGNHSSFYYFLARAYFKGGKVRPSIAYAERTLSLLPNAIPFELLPRELKELLYPVPPFYPLIEKYAEKRGLDPLLVSALIREESRFDPLAKSGASARGLMQLIPETARGEGRRIGYRKVSPRDLYRPEVNIDIGTAHLARLIRDFNGFILPALAAYNAGKEAVKRWLSLSSSLSDPDLFLLEIGYRETRRYVPLVARSYLRYYQVLKPDKLREALVTIRGEGEPVFSANR; the protein is encoded by the coding sequence ATGAGAGGAAAGGAGAGATATTTCTTATCCCTTCGGTTGGTGGTAATTCTGGTGTTCCTGCTTTTTCTGCCTCGGGAGTTCTCCTCCATTCCATTAGAGGAAAGGGAGTTTTTAAACCTGAGGGAAGATGCGGTCTCTGCTTACCAGCAGGGGGATTATGGCCATGCCCTTATCATCCTTTCCCAGCTTAGAGAGCTTTCCCCAGAGCTGTATCAGTTGAACAGCTTTCCCTATCTTGAGGGGCGGATAAAGGAAAAGCTTGATGATCTTCAGGGGGCGCTTTCCGCCTACGAAGAGGTGCTGGTTCATCATTCTCCTCTTGAAGCTTATGCCTGTTTCCGGGCAGGAGAGATCTTCACCCGCCTGGGGGAGAAGGAGAAAGCGATAGCCCTCTACCGCTCGTTTTTGGAACGATTTAAGGAAAACCATCTCCTTCCCCAGGTAGAGCTTGCCCTTTCTTCCCTCCTCATCGAAAAGGGGGATGTAGAGGGCGCCTTCTCCCTCCTTCAACCCCTTATCAAGGGTAAGGGAAGGGTTAAGGTGAAGGCTCTCTTTCTCCTCGCCAAAGGGTATGAGGCATTGGGAAGGGTAGATGAGGCTGTCTCTTCCTATTATCGGGTAATAAAATTTAGGGGTAGGGATGACCTCGCCCTTTCCGCCCTTACCCGACTTGAGGTTCTGGAGGGGAAGAAAAGGCTTCCCCCAGAACGGCTTTTTCTTCGCGCTGAAGCGTTCTTTGCCAACCGGGAATACACCCGGGCAATTCCTTATTATCTCCGTCTTCTCTCCCGCTATCCGAGAAAGAAAGAGGGGATCGAGGCGTCCTTTCGCCTAACTACCATTTTCCGGCGCTTAAGGAAGTACAGTAAGGCGCTTCAATTTAATTATTTTGCCATTAAGCGAGTGCGGAGCTACCGCTCGAAGGCGAGAGCCTATTTTGAGCGGGGGGTAATATATCAGAGAATGGGGAAGGTCTCCTCCGCCCGCTCCTCGTTCAAACGGGTCTTCTCCCATTATCCCAGGTCATCTTATGCACCGTTAGCCCTCTTCCAGCTTGCTGAGATCGAACGGAAGAAGAAGAGGTATCGGAATGTCCTATTCTATCTTAAGAAGCTTGAGCGGTCTTACCCCAACTCCTCCTTGGTGGTGAGGGGGAGATTGCTCGGAGCGAGGATCGCCCTCTCCCTCGGTTGGCGCGCTTCTGCCCTCTCTTGGCTTTCTGGGATAAGGGCTAAGAGAAAGGATGACCTCGCCGAGCTCCTCTTTCTTAGAGGAAAGATCTATGAGCTTTCTGGGGATGAGGATAAGGCGGTTTCTTCCTATCTTAGGCTATCTACTGAACTTCCAAACGAGTATCTCTCCCTTCTTGCCCGGGAGAGGATCGCTCATCTCCTTTCTCCGGAGGAGAGAAGAAGAAGAGCGGATTCACTTTTGTCATCAGCAGTGGACCTTCCTTCCCTATCCTCCAAGCGGCTTAAGCTCCTGATTGGGGCGTTTTTCCTTGCTCCAGAAGGTAGCGAGGAGAAAAAGGAAGCAGAGCTCGCTCTTTCTAAAGAGATCGGTCCCCTGAATTCCGCTTTAGCTCTTGAAGAGGACCTCATCAAGAGGGAGTTGAGGAAGGTAGAATCGCCTGCACCCTCCTTCTCCCCTCTTGAGGAAGTGAGGGAGCTTTTCTTCCTCGGGATATACGACGAAGGGGCAGAAACCCTTTCTACGATCCGGGGGAATCATTCCTCGTTTTACTATTTCCTTGCCCGGGCTTATTTCAAGGGAGGGAAAGTGAGACCATCCATCGCCTATGCGGAGCGGACCCTTTCTCTCCTCCCCAATGCGATCCCCTTTGAGCTATTGCCCAGGGAGCTTAAGGAGCTTCTCTACCCCGTTCCCCCCTTCTATCCCCTTATCGAGAAATACGCGGAGAAGAGGGGGCTCGATCCCCTCCTTGTCTCCGCCCTTATCCGGGAGGAGAGCAGATTTGATCCCCTTGCTAAATCCGGTGCCTCCGCCCGGGGGCTGATGCAGTTGATCCCGGAAACAGCGAGAGGTGAAGGGAGGAGGATCGGTTATCGAAAGGTGAGCCCGAGAGACCTCTATCGACCTGAGGTGAACATCGATATCGGGACTGCCCATCTCGCCCGGCTTATCCGCGATTTTAATGGCTTCATCCTCCCTGCCCTTGCTGCCTACAATGCGGGCAAAGAGGCGGTTAAGAGGTGGCTCTCCCTTTCTTCTTCCCTTTCCGATCCCGATCTCTTCCTTCTTGAGATAGGTTATCGGGAGACGAGACGCTATGTACCCCTTGTTGCCAGAAGCTATCTCCGCTATTATCAGGTTTTGAAGCCCGACAAACTTAGGGAGGCATTGGTTACCATTAGGGGAGAGGGAGAGCCGGTTTTTTCTGCTAATAGATGA
- a CDS encoding UMP kinase, protein MSEDSPVFSRVLLKLSGEALLGERQSGIDPEANQAISSEIKEVCDLGVEVGVVIGGGNIFRGSESGELGIDRVTLDQMGMLATVINGLALQDMLEKQGVTTRLMSAIELRQIAEPYIRRRAIRHLEKGRVVIFVAGTGNPFFTTDTAAALRAAEIKAEVLLKATKVDGVYSADPLKDKNAVRYDELSYLAIIDKGLSVMDATAITLCMVNHIPIRIFNIFKKGNLRRVIMGESIGSLIKE, encoded by the coding sequence ATGAGTGAGGACTCGCCAGTTTTCTCTCGTGTTCTTCTCAAATTAAGCGGTGAAGCGTTATTAGGCGAGCGGCAATCGGGGATTGACCCCGAGGCGAATCAAGCTATCTCCTCTGAGATCAAAGAGGTATGTGATCTTGGGGTGGAGGTTGGTGTAGTCATAGGTGGGGGAAATATCTTCCGAGGAAGCGAATCGGGGGAGCTTGGTATTGATCGGGTGACCCTTGACCAGATGGGGATGTTGGCTACGGTTATAAACGGTCTCGCCCTGCAGGATATGTTGGAGAAGCAGGGGGTAACTACCCGGTTGATGTCGGCGATAGAGCTGAGGCAGATAGCCGAGCCCTATATTCGGAGGCGGGCGATCCGTCATTTAGAGAAGGGAAGGGTGGTCATCTTCGTTGCCGGCACGGGCAATCCCTTCTTCACCACCGATACTGCTGCTGCCCTTCGGGCGGCGGAGATCAAAGCGGAGGTGCTCCTTAAGGCGACCAAGGTGGATGGGGTCTATAGCGCCGATCCCTTGAAGGATAAAAATGCGGTGCGCTATGATGAGCTCTCTTATCTTGCGATTATCGACAAGGGGCTCTCGGTGATGGATGCCACCGCTATTACCCTTTGTATGGTGAATCACATCCCTATCCGGATATTCAACATCTTCAAGAAGGGTAATCTAAGGCGGGTAATTATGGGGGAAAGCATTGGTTCCTTGATAAAGGAGTAG
- a CDS encoding phosphatase PAP2 family protein has translation MREKLKGKILVLGLVGYWMVGYFLTNHLSTARAGYSLSTPLDTAIPFEPGWLYIYLAIWGVIFSPLAIIKSYHQLKQVVKGYVFSFSVSFTIFLLFPVKMTRPEAVGEGITLWSIRTLYSIDGPGNCFPSIHVAAIFFGALVSLKLNRSFGVFLIVWSFLISLSTLFIKQHYLADIGGGILLAIISYLLFIYRSPLFPKRA, from the coding sequence ATGAGGGAAAAACTTAAAGGAAAAATCCTCGTTTTAGGGTTGGTCGGTTATTGGATGGTGGGTTATTTCCTCACCAATCACCTTTCAACCGCCCGGGCTGGCTACTCCCTGAGCACTCCCCTTGATACAGCGATACCGTTTGAACCCGGCTGGCTCTATATCTACCTCGCCATCTGGGGGGTAATCTTCTCTCCCCTTGCCATCATCAAAAGCTACCATCAGCTGAAGCAGGTGGTGAAGGGATATGTCTTTTCCTTCAGCGTGAGCTTCACCATTTTCCTCCTTTTTCCGGTGAAGATGACCCGCCCCGAAGCGGTGGGGGAGGGTATTACCCTTTGGAGTATAAGAACGCTCTATTCCATCGATGGACCGGGGAACTGTTTTCCCAGCATCCATGTGGCGGCGATATTCTTCGGGGCGTTAGTGAGCCTCAAACTCAACCGGTCTTTCGGGGTCTTCCTCATCGTCTGGTCGTTCCTCATCAGCCTTTCCACCCTCTTCATCAAGCAACATTACCTCGCAGACATCGGAGGAGGGATCCTCCTTGCCATCATAAGCTACCTTCTCTTCATCTACAGGTCACCCCTCTTTCCCAAAAGAGCCTAA
- a CDS encoding GAF domain-containing protein — MNKGRLLLVSYRRERELEKVLSSYEVVTASFASTLSLLSGSRFDFFIFVSEELSEKDLTLLSQVNEVAPFTFRLVRAPIPSPEVMLRLINELYISRFIPLSAPPSEVVSAIEGISKMGKRMRSELRKLEQRIKELNEIGIALSTEHNLKRLLSRILLEARRLTRAEAGSLYLVKGGKLSFEVAQNDYIERKMGKEAFRSITLPLEPSSIAGYVALTGEVLNIEDAYHLPPDKPYRFNQEVDKKIGYRSRSMLLVPMRNEKGEIMGVVQLINALDEKGEVVPFRWDYEPLVMSLTSQAAVAISNANLITEIKELLRSLVEYSASLIDARSAHTAGHTERVARYTLEIAQAINEEKEGPFASVSFSPDEMEELLFSAYLHDIGKIGVPEALLDRRMKLNEEEMEVIRLRFELAKSILKNQLLEKKVKGTPSSQLKDEKELEGKIAELDSAWGLINKVNKPSPLSGEDLRRLKEISLLRVDGLLPEGRLITDKELERLSVPSGNLTMDERRRMEDHVRTTINILSKIPFPSHLKRVPFIAGAHHERLDGSGYPQGLTAKDLPLPARVLAIADFYEALTAGDRPYKRALTREEALAILKEEADKGRLDQDVVRLIIRKDLLKRKQ, encoded by the coding sequence ATGAACAAAGGTCGTCTGTTGTTGGTTTCCTACCGGAGGGAAAGGGAACTTGAGAAAGTCCTTTCCTCCTATGAGGTAGTAACCGCTTCTTTTGCTTCCACTTTATCCCTCCTTTCAGGGAGCCGGTTTGATTTCTTCATCTTCGTTTCGGAGGAGCTGTCGGAGAAAGACCTCACCCTTCTTTCCCAGGTGAACGAGGTGGCTCCCTTTACCTTCCGTCTGGTGAGGGCGCCGATTCCCTCCCCTGAGGTTATGCTGAGGTTGATAAACGAGCTTTATATCTCGAGGTTCATTCCCCTCTCCGCCCCTCCTTCCGAGGTGGTTTCCGCCATCGAGGGTATCTCCAAGATGGGCAAGAGGATGAGGAGCGAATTGAGGAAGCTCGAGCAGAGAATAAAGGAGCTTAACGAGATTGGTATCGCTCTTTCCACCGAGCACAACCTCAAACGGCTCCTCTCTCGCATCCTCCTTGAAGCGAGGAGGCTCACCAGAGCCGAGGCAGGAAGCCTCTATTTGGTGAAGGGGGGCAAGCTGAGCTTCGAGGTGGCGCAGAACGATTATATCGAGAGGAAAATGGGTAAAGAGGCGTTTCGCAGTATTACCCTTCCCCTTGAGCCAAGCTCCATCGCCGGCTATGTCGCCCTTACTGGAGAGGTATTAAACATAGAGGATGCCTATCACCTTCCTCCGGATAAGCCATATCGGTTCAACCAGGAGGTGGACAAGAAGATCGGCTACCGGAGTCGCTCGATGTTGCTCGTCCCAATGAGGAACGAGAAAGGGGAGATTATGGGGGTGGTTCAGCTGATAAACGCCCTTGATGAGAAAGGGGAGGTGGTTCCCTTCCGCTGGGACTACGAGCCATTGGTGATGTCGCTTACCTCGCAGGCAGCGGTCGCCATCTCCAACGCCAATCTGATCACCGAGATAAAGGAGCTTCTTCGATCGTTGGTAGAATATTCCGCCTCCTTGATAGATGCGAGAAGCGCCCACACTGCGGGGCATACGGAGCGGGTTGCCCGTTATACCCTGGAGATAGCCCAGGCGATAAACGAGGAGAAGGAGGGACCGTTCGCTTCGGTCAGCTTCTCCCCCGATGAGATGGAGGAGCTGTTATTTTCCGCCTATCTCCACGATATTGGAAAGATCGGGGTCCCTGAAGCCCTCCTTGACAGGAGGATGAAGCTGAACGAGGAGGAGATGGAGGTTATCCGTCTTCGCTTTGAGCTGGCAAAGTCGATCCTTAAAAACCAGCTTTTGGAGAAGAAGGTGAAAGGAACCCCTTCTTCTCAGCTGAAGGATGAGAAAGAGCTTGAAGGTAAGATAGCCGAGCTCGATAGCGCCTGGGGATTGATAAACAAGGTGAATAAACCCTCTCCTCTTTCAGGGGAGGATCTTCGGAGATTGAAGGAGATCTCCTTGCTTCGGGTGGACGGTCTCCTCCCGGAAGGAAGGCTTATCACCGATAAGGAACTTGAGAGGCTCTCCGTTCCTTCGGGCAATCTTACTATGGATGAGCGGAGGCGGATGGAGGATCATGTCCGGACCACGATAAATATCTTGAGCAAGATACCCTTCCCCTCCCACTTAAAGCGGGTTCCCTTCATCGCTGGTGCTCACCATGAGAGACTCGATGGAAGCGGTTATCCCCAGGGACTCACCGCCAAGGACCTTCCCCTTCCAGCAAGGGTTTTGGCTATAGCCGATTTCTATGAGGCGTTAACCGCTGGGGATCGTCCCTATAAACGGGCACTCACCAGGGAGGAGGCACTCGCCATACTCAAGGAGGAGGCGGATAAGGGGAGGTTGGACCAGGATGTGGTTCGGCTAATCATAAGAAAAGACCTTTTGAAGAGAAAGCAGTAA
- the rplM gene encoding 50S ribosomal protein L13 produces the protein MRTYFPKKTEIEKKWYLIDAEGKALGRLASTIATILMGKNKPSYTPFIDMGDYVVVINAEKVKLTGNKLNKKVYRRHSGYPGGLKEILAKDLLAKSPEKLIRLAVWGMLPKNKLRKVRIKKLKIYAGGSHPHQAQKPELIPLNG, from the coding sequence ATGCGTACTTATTTTCCGAAGAAGACCGAGATTGAGAAAAAGTGGTATCTCATCGATGCCGAAGGGAAGGCTTTGGGAAGGCTTGCCTCAACCATAGCTACCATCCTAATGGGGAAGAACAAACCGAGCTATACCCCGTTCATCGATATGGGGGATTATGTGGTAGTGATAAATGCGGAGAAGGTTAAACTCACCGGTAACAAGCTGAATAAGAAGGTATATCGTCGTCACTCAGGATATCCCGGTGGACTAAAGGAGATATTGGCGAAGGACCTTCTCGCCAAGTCCCCAGAGAAGCTGATTAGGTTGGCGGTATGGGGGATGCTTCCCAAGAACAAGTTGCGCAAGGTGCGGATAAAGAAGCTGAAGATATACGCTGGAGGCAGCCACCCCCATCAAGCACAGAAACCGGAACTTATTCCCCTCAATGGTTAG
- the tsf gene encoding translation elongation factor Ts produces the protein MDISASKVKELRERTGIGFMECKKALIEAKGDIEEAVKILRKRGLAVAKKRAGRATTEGVVGSYIHAGGKIGVLVEVNCETDFVARNEDFLALVKDIAMQIAACPPKYIRREDVPPEIIEQEKEIIRSQFADSGKPPEVIERIVEGKLKQFYSEVCLLEQPFIKDDSRTVGELIAERIAKIGENINVRRFVRYQVGEELPDEKKE, from the coding sequence ATGGATATTTCTGCAAGCAAGGTAAAAGAGCTCCGAGAACGGACAGGTATCGGCTTTATGGAGTGCAAGAAAGCCCTTATTGAGGCGAAGGGTGATATTGAAGAGGCAGTGAAGATCCTTAGAAAACGGGGGCTCGCCGTAGCCAAGAAGCGGGCAGGGCGGGCTACCACCGAGGGTGTTGTTGGTTCTTATATTCATGCCGGCGGAAAGATTGGGGTTTTGGTAGAGGTCAACTGTGAGACCGATTTTGTAGCGAGGAACGAGGATTTCCTTGCCTTGGTTAAGGATATTGCGATGCAGATCGCTGCCTGTCCCCCCAAGTATATCCGCCGGGAGGATGTTCCCCCCGAGATTATCGAGCAGGAGAAGGAGATAATCCGCTCCCAGTTTGCCGATTCCGGCAAACCCCCTGAGGTGATCGAACGGATCGTTGAGGGGAAGCTCAAGCAGTTCTATTCTGAGGTTTGTCTCCTCGAGCAGCCCTTTATCAAAGACGATTCCCGTACCGTAGGCGAGCTGATTGCGGAGAGGATAGCCAAAATAGGGGAGAACATAAATGTACGGCGGTTCGTCCGCTACCAAGTGGGCGAAGAGCTCCCCGATGAAAAGAAGGAATAA